The nucleotide sequence CTCGAAGCACACGAACCAGCGTTCGGGGCGCTCCACGAAGAGGCTCACGTTGCGATGCATGATCGCCCACAGCCACTGGTCGTACTCGCGCGGCGTGCGTGGCTTGTCGATCTCGACCGTGATGTAGCTGCAGCACTTGGTACAGCCGGCGCACAGGTCGGCGTTTTCATCTGCGCTGAGCGCGAGCGCCGGCCGTGCGTCTCCGGCATCGGTCGCGATGGAATCGACCTGGAGGTGCTCAGTCATCGCGTCAGGCCTTCTCCTGCTTGGTTTCGCGCGTCACGGCCTTCCAGATCATGCCGACCAGCGAGAGCAGGATCGATGCGAGCAGGGCGGTGACGATGTTCGAGATGCGAAATCCCGGCACCACCAGCGAAGCGATCCACAGACACGCGGCGTTCAGCACGAACAGGAACAGCCCGAGCGTGATGATCGTGAACGGAAGCGTTAGGACGAACAGGATCGGTTTCACGAGCGTGTTGACGAACGCCAGCACCAGCGCCCCGAGCAGCGCCGGAACCCATCCGGTGACTTCGAAGCCCGGCAGAAGCTGTGAGAGCAACAGCATCGCCGCGGCGATCACCACGAAATAGAGCAGATGCTTCATGACAGTCCCTCCAGCACGGCGAGACAGTTCTCATACCGACCGAATGACGGCATGAGATAGACGCCGTTCGCGAGCGTACGGCACTGCGTGAGCAGATCCCGCGCGAGTTCGAGGCCGACCTTCTGCCCCTCGTTGCCGGCGTCGTGCATGCGGGCGCGCACCCAGTCGGGTACCACGATGCCGGGGACCTCGTTGTGCAGGAACTCGGCGTGCCGGTAGGACTGGAGCGGCAGGATGCCGATCAGCACCGGAACGTCGGTGATGCCGCCGAGCCTCTCGATGAAGCGCTTCCAGCAGTCGAGCTCGTAGACCGGCTGCGTCATCAGGAACTGCGGGCCGGCTTCGAGCTTCTTCTTGACCCACTCGAACTCGGCATCCAGGTCGTCTGCGGTCGGGTTGACGCCACATCCGAACGCGAAACGAGTTGCGGCCCCGATCGACGTGCCTGCCAGATCGGTGCCCTGGTTCATGCGCTGCACCATGCGCATGAGGCCCACCGCATCGGTGTCGAATACGGCGGTCGCGTTCGGATAGTCCCCGAGGCTCGGCGGGTCGCCGGTCAGGCACAGGATGTTGCGCAATCCGAGCGAGTGGGCGCCGAGCAGATCGCTCTGCAGCCCCATGAGATTTCGATCGCGCGCCGTGAAGTGCAGGATGATCTCGAGTTCCGGATGTCGCGAGTGGATCTGAAACGACAGCGCCATCGCGCTCATTCGAATGCGCGCCATCGGCGAGTCGGCGATGTTGATGCAGTCCACCCCGTGTGCGGCCATCAGCCGCGCGCCTTCCAACACCTTTTGCGTATTGATGCCGCGCGGCGGATCGATCTCGACGCTGACCACGAACTTGTCGCGCAGCTTGAGCAGGAAGCTCGGTACCTCGGAGCTCTGGGTCGGCTGCACGGGTGCCGGGGGGGCTTCGAGCACCGTGACCTCGGCGCCGGGCGCGAGGCTCTCGAGCGGCGCATCGTTCGCGAGTCGCGCTCGCATCGCCGCGACGTGGGCGGGCGTGGTGCCGCAGCAGCCTCCCACGATGCGGGCGCCGAGCGCGATCGCTCGCGCCGCGAACTCGGCGAAGTAATCGGGACTCGCTAGGTAGAGGAACCGGCCATCGACGTAGCGCGGCAGACCCGCATTCGGCATTGCGGACACCGGAGTGTCGCCGGCCGCCTTCACAAGCTGTTCGAGGATCTCGAGCGTCGGCTGAGGGCCCACGCCACAATTGACCCCGACCACACTCGCGCCGGCGTTCTTGAGCGCGGCGACCGCCTCGGCGGGCGTGTGTCCGTAGAGCGTCTTGCCATCGGTGCCGAACGTCATCTGAGCGATCACCGGAAGCTCGGTGGTTGCCGCTCGTACGGCCCGGAGTGCGGCCAGGATCTCGTCGAGATCCTGGAAAGTCTCGAGGATGAAAACGTCGCAGCCGCCCTCGAGCAGGCCGTTGGCGGTCACTCGGAAGTGTCGTTGCGCATCCTCGACCGTGATGTGGCCG is from Candidatus Eisenbacteria bacterium and encodes:
- a CDS encoding phage holin family protein, giving the protein MKHLLYFVVIAAAMLLLSQLLPGFEVTGWVPALLGALVLAFVNTLVKPILFVLTLPFTIITLGLFLFVLNAACLWIASLVVPGFRISNIVTALLASILLSLVGMIWKAVTRETKQEKA
- a CDS encoding bifunctional homocysteine S-methyltransferase/methylenetetrahydrofolate reductase; protein product: MASPFLERLARGPILADGAMGTVLYGRGVGFEHSFDLLNLDRADVVESVHREYLSAGAELIETNTFGANAVRLAPHERDRDVHRIARQGVKIARAAREIVGLPAFVAGAIGPLGKPLEPFGHITVEDAQRHFRVTANGLLEGGCDVFILETFQDLDEILAALRAVRAATTELPVIAQMTFGTDGKTLYGHTPAEAVAALKNAGASVVGVNCGVGPQPTLEILEQLVKAAGDTPVSAMPNAGLPRYVDGRFLYLASPDYFAEFAARAIALGARIVGGCCGTTPAHVAAMRARLANDAPLESLAPGAEVTVLEAPPAPVQPTQSSEVPSFLLKLRDKFVVSVEIDPPRGINTQKVLEGARLMAAHGVDCINIADSPMARIRMSAMALSFQIHSRHPELEIILHFTARDRNLMGLQSDLLGAHSLGLRNILCLTGDPPSLGDYPNATAVFDTDAVGLMRMVQRMNQGTDLAGTSIGAATRFAFGCGVNPTADDLDAEFEWVKKKLEAGPQFLMTQPVYELDCWKRFIERLGGITDVPVLIGILPLQSYRHAEFLHNEVPGIVVPDWVRARMHDAGNEGQKVGLELARDLLTQCRTLANGVYLMPSFGRYENCLAVLEGLS